The proteins below are encoded in one region of Winogradskyella helgolandensis:
- a CDS encoding DUF6090 family protein codes for MEKNKIGKYLKYAIGEIILVVIGILIALQLNNLNDERKTENLRQVYYKQLLQDFDNDKAYIKEHSSRIDSNMVKIRAFKEIYNQPNLPLVKIITETGNLDWQLRSVQFKSNTIHTLQNTGDIKLIPPSIREPLISLDKYKEEVEKASEYNNGEAGKAGATAANRFGSEEFAFKNIQNQPKLLEYVYEEKNLIEILIELERSQYMKVESEKRSLIRFKKVLSDMEEIEILINKELKK; via the coding sequence ATGGAAAAAAACAAAATAGGAAAGTACCTTAAATACGCCATCGGTGAAATTATCCTTGTGGTTATTGGGATTTTAATTGCCTTACAATTAAACAATCTTAATGATGAACGAAAAACTGAAAATTTAAGGCAAGTATATTATAAACAATTATTACAAGATTTTGATAACGACAAAGCATATATAAAAGAGCATTCTTCAAGAATAGATTCTAATATGGTAAAAATTAGAGCCTTTAAAGAAATCTATAATCAACCAAACTTACCATTAGTAAAAATAATTACTGAAACTGGAAATTTAGATTGGCAACTTAGAAGTGTTCAATTCAAATCTAATACGATACATACTTTGCAGAATACAGGTGACATCAAATTAATACCACCAAGCATTAGAGAACCTTTAATCAGTTTAGATAAATATAAAGAAGAGGTAGAAAAAGCTTCTGAATACAATAATGGTGAAGCTGGTAAAGCGGGCGCAACGGCAGCTAACAGATTCGGAAGTGAAGAATTTGCATTTAAAAACATACAAAATCAGCCTAAACTATTGGAATATGTATATGAAGAAAAAAACTTAATAGAGATTCTTATTGAATTAGAAAGGAGTCAATATATGAAGGTTGAATCGGAAAAACGAAGTCTTATAAGATTTAAGAAAGTTTTATCTGATATGGAAGAAATTGAAATTCTTATTAATAAGGAATTGAAAAAATAA
- a CDS encoding DUF6090 family protein has product MIKFFRHIRKDLMEKNKTSKYFKYAIGEIILVVIGILIALQINNWNENRKQYIQEEKLLVSLKSDFLESKDRLQQTMYMQKNVIRKSSELIKMYEDKIPRASNDSIKNFIIYGAQSWYRAEFLTGAYDAYISTGNAELLRNNQLRKMLAEYFSIVKLGFEDQDNSMNLLNNMQNISAPVSAHLELPVARKQIGLDTLRSPKEDMAIDFIFNQDAYFGHLMNRVAVEHLRYDIQKEMLNRTSQILVILNDEIELQND; this is encoded by the coding sequence ATGATTAAATTCTTCCGACATATTAGAAAAGACCTCATGGAGAAAAACAAAACATCCAAATACTTTAAATACGCCATTGGAGAAATCATTCTTGTCGTAATTGGTATCCTCATCGCATTACAGATTAACAATTGGAATGAAAACAGAAAACAATACATACAAGAGGAAAAATTATTAGTATCATTAAAATCCGACTTTTTAGAATCTAAAGATCGTTTACAACAAACGATGTACATGCAAAAAAATGTGATTAGAAAAAGTAGTGAACTTATTAAAATGTATGAAGATAAAATACCGCGTGCAAGTAACGACTCTATAAAGAATTTTATTATTTATGGTGCTCAAAGCTGGTATCGTGCCGAATTTTTAACAGGAGCTTACGATGCCTATATTAGTACCGGAAACGCCGAATTATTGCGTAATAACCAACTTAGAAAAATGCTTGCCGAGTATTTTTCAATTGTGAAATTAGGATTTGAAGATCAAGACAACAGTATGAATCTTCTAAATAATATGCAAAATATAAGTGCTCCAGTCAGTGCGCATCTAGAATTACCTGTTGCCAGGAAACAAATTGGATTAGATACCCTAAGAAGTCCTAAAGAAGATATGGCTATTGACTTTATTTTTAATCAAGACGCCTATTTTGGCCATCTCATGAATAGAGTTGCTGTTGAACATCTCAGATACGATATACAAAAAGAAATGCTCAATAGGACATCTCAAATATTAGTAATCCTAAACGATGAAATAGAATTGCAAAATGATTAA
- a CDS encoding carboxypeptidase-like regulatory domain-containing protein — MKLLFKFFLIPCFLMTVLSCEVQLEDNTRILVEGIVKDQDNVPISEAKISVLTKRGNYSSGENQYILGEGYSNANGHFSVISLYDGDEDFAIEIDGGDTYSTYVYKTNTLEYTPLDLTFNLETVNLKKTATFNYDIVRTSGTSNTLSYSFKYLDGFCLEYYDGSTLNEYQSSCYQEHVLGQFLNDNNPDTDWLFSLPLGEVVTFTYSINDEPEQTEFITINQDHYDFTFNY, encoded by the coding sequence ATGAAACTATTATTTAAATTCTTCTTAATACCGTGTTTTTTAATGACGGTCTTAAGTTGTGAAGTTCAACTAGAAGACAATACCAGGATTTTAGTTGAGGGCATTGTTAAAGACCAAGATAATGTCCCTATTTCTGAGGCTAAAATTAGTGTGCTTACCAAACGCGGTAATTATAGTAGTGGTGAAAATCAATATATTTTAGGCGAAGGTTATAGTAATGCCAATGGTCATTTTTCTGTTATTTCATTATATGATGGGGATGAAGATTTTGCTATTGAAATAGATGGAGGTGATACGTATAGTACCTATGTCTATAAAACGAATACTTTAGAATATACACCTTTAGATTTAACGTTTAATCTAGAAACAGTAAACTTAAAAAAAACAGCAACCTTTAACTACGATATAGTTAGAACAAGTGGTACATCTAATACGCTTAGCTATAGTTTTAAATATTTAGATGGATTTTGTTTAGAATATTATGATGGTTCAACACTCAATGAATATCAAAGCTCGTGTTATCAAGAGCATGTATTAGGCCAATTTCTCAATGACAACAATCCTGATACTGACTGGTTATTTAGTCTTCCATTAGGTGAAGTTGTAACGTTCACTTATTCTATAAATGACGAACCAGAACAAACAGAGTTTATAACCATTAATCAAGACCACTATGACTTTACGTTCAATTACTAA
- the amaB gene encoding L-piperidine-6-carboxylate dehydrogenase — protein sequence MEAVATDFGIKEALQKLGVNDINDGSSTGSNSFSSGDIIESYSPVDAKLIGKVKTTTRADYDKVMDAATSAFKTWRDVPAPQRGEIVRQFGNKLRDLKEPLGKLVSYEMGKSLQEGYGEVQEMIDICDFAVGLSRQLNGQTIPSERPGHVMREQWHPIGVVGIISAFNFPVAVWAWNTALAWICGDVCVWKASEKSLLCSIACQNIIAGILKDNNLPEGISCIINGDYKVGEMMTTDHRIPLVSATGSTRMGRIVGKTVAERFGKSLLELGGNNAIIITPTADLKVVVPGAVFGAVGTCGQRCTSTRRLIIHESVYDKVRDAIVGAYGQIKIGNPLDENNHVGPLIDKESVETYLAAIEKAKAEGGNVLVEGGVLEGEGYESGCYVKPAIIEAENHFEIVQHETFAPILYLMKYSGEVENAIEKQNGVAQGLSSAIMTNEMKEAEKFLSYAGSDCGIANVNIGTSGAEIGGAFGGEKETGGGRESGSDAWKVYMRRQTNTVNYSDELPLAQGIKFDL from the coding sequence ATGGAAGCAGTAGCTACCGATTTCGGAATAAAAGAAGCCTTACAAAAATTAGGCGTTAACGATATAAATGATGGCTCTTCTACAGGGTCTAATAGCTTTTCTAGTGGAGACATTATTGAATCCTATTCGCCAGTAGATGCGAAATTAATAGGGAAAGTAAAAACAACAACTAGAGCTGATTACGACAAAGTAATGGATGCCGCGACAAGCGCATTTAAAACGTGGAGAGATGTCCCTGCACCACAACGTGGAGAAATTGTACGTCAGTTTGGAAATAAATTAAGAGACTTAAAAGAACCTTTAGGGAAATTAGTCTCTTATGAAATGGGAAAATCCTTGCAAGAAGGTTATGGAGAAGTACAAGAAATGATTGATATCTGTGATTTTGCTGTAGGTTTATCACGTCAATTAAATGGGCAAACGATTCCTTCAGAACGTCCTGGTCACGTGATGAGAGAACAATGGCATCCTATTGGAGTTGTTGGTATTATTTCAGCATTTAACTTTCCAGTAGCCGTTTGGGCTTGGAATACCGCTTTAGCTTGGATTTGTGGTGATGTTTGTGTGTGGAAAGCCTCTGAAAAATCATTGTTGTGTTCAATAGCGTGTCAGAATATTATCGCAGGTATTTTAAAAGATAACAACTTACCAGAAGGTATTTCTTGTATCATTAATGGCGATTATAAAGTAGGTGAAATGATGACTACAGACCATAGAATTCCTTTAGTATCTGCAACAGGGTCTACAAGAATGGGACGTATAGTTGGTAAAACAGTTGCCGAACGTTTTGGGAAGTCCTTATTAGAATTAGGTGGCAACAATGCTATTATTATTACACCAACGGCCGATTTAAAAGTGGTGGTTCCTGGTGCTGTATTTGGTGCTGTTGGTACCTGTGGGCAACGTTGTACATCTACAAGACGATTAATTATTCACGAATCAGTTTACGATAAAGTACGTGATGCCATTGTTGGTGCTTACGGACAAATTAAAATAGGTAATCCTTTAGATGAAAACAATCACGTCGGACCATTAATTGATAAAGAGTCAGTTGAAACCTATTTAGCGGCTATTGAAAAAGCAAAAGCTGAAGGTGGAAACGTTTTAGTTGAAGGTGGTGTTTTAGAAGGTGAAGGTTATGAAAGCGGTTGCTATGTAAAACCAGCAATTATTGAAGCTGAAAATCATTTTGAAATCGTTCAACACGAAACATTTGCTCCAATTTTATACTTAATGAAATATTCTGGTGAGGTTGAAAATGCTATTGAAAAGCAAAATGGTGTGGCTCAAGGTTTATCGTCAGCCATTATGACAAATGAGATGAAGGAAGCAGAAAAGTTCTTGTCTTATGCCGGTTCTGACTGTGGCATCGCTAACGTCAACATCGGAACGTCTGGTGCTGAAATTGGTGGAGCATTTGGTGGTGAAAAAGAAACTGGAGGTGGACGTGAGTCTGGTTCTGATGCTTGGAAAGTCTACATGAGAAGACAAACCAATACGGTTAATTATTCTGATGAGTTACCTTTAGCACAAGGAATTAAGTTTGATTTGTAA
- a CDS encoding DUF6090 family protein: MENKTSKYFKYAIGEIILVVIGILIALQINNWNEGKKAKEKEHQVLTEIISDLDFTLQDLDRVLNKRTNNLNRTINSINTIIDVLKTDKPYHDSLAYHFRAVHAYDEIDFKTSGYQSLVSIGTDLVENPKIRSAIGKFHTSSINDTQGSFEEVHMDFYSYMMDYYRKYFTTVIISNSIDKMVPNDFEGLKNDSEYIQSLNAFLDVNIAYFETLSQVNDEAEQLKKDIEIYIE, from the coding sequence ATGGAAAATAAAACATCCAAATACTTTAAATACGCCATTGGCGAAATTATACTTGTGGTTATTGGTATTCTTATTGCACTTCAGATTAATAATTGGAATGAAGGTAAAAAAGCGAAAGAAAAAGAACATCAAGTTTTAACTGAAATCATTTCAGACTTAGACTTTACGCTTCAAGATTTAGACAGAGTTCTCAATAAAAGAACCAACAACTTAAATAGAACTATAAATTCAATTAATACCATAATTGATGTGCTTAAAACCGATAAACCTTATCATGATTCTTTGGCATATCATTTTAGGGCAGTTCACGCTTACGATGAGATAGATTTTAAAACCAGTGGTTATCAATCCTTAGTGTCTATTGGCACTGACCTCGTTGAAAACCCTAAGATTCGTTCAGCGATTGGTAAGTTTCACACCTCTTCTATTAACGATACTCAAGGTAGTTTTGAAGAAGTACATATGGATTTTTATAGCTATATGATGGATTATTACAGAAAGTACTTTACAACAGTTATTATTAGTAATTCTATTGACAAGATGGTTCCCAATGATTTTGAAGGACTAAAAAATGACAGCGAATATATACAATCATTAAATGCCTTTTTAGATGTTAATATCGCTTACTTCGAAACTTTAAGTCAAGTCAATGATGAAGCAGAGCAATTAAAAAAAGATATAGAAATTTATATAGAATAG
- a CDS encoding DUF6090 family protein, whose protein sequence is METGKTSKYFKYAFGEIILVVVGILIALQINNWNENRKNTQYEQNYLQRILKDLNKDQVELEMHFNTDTLKLDAFTEIMRIQRTNSITSNQQAYLTALSKVQGTNWFEGNDVVFNEMKFSGKLALIASEELRESIQNYYKQVEEVIKQENIYIALQTSAYYRINDYTDNAFLREASMAPRWNSNTNEVTYEDIIHFNDNLNEVQKKELLKDLTILKENILYSNKVRTTLYEKGKATIKLINDYLEKKT, encoded by the coding sequence ATGGAAACAGGTAAAACAAGTAAGTACTTTAAATACGCCTTTGGCGAGATTATTCTCGTAGTAGTAGGAATTTTAATCGCACTTCAAATCAATAACTGGAATGAAAACAGAAAGAATACCCAATACGAACAAAACTATCTACAAAGAATTCTAAAGGATTTAAACAAAGACCAAGTAGAACTTGAGATGCATTTCAATACAGACACCCTAAAACTAGATGCATTTACCGAGATAATGCGTATACAAAGGACTAATTCAATTACATCAAATCAACAAGCTTACTTAACGGCTCTAAGTAAAGTTCAAGGGACCAACTGGTTTGAAGGCAACGACGTAGTATTTAATGAAATGAAATTTTCTGGTAAGCTAGCGCTAATCGCTTCAGAGGAATTAAGAGAAAGTATACAAAACTATTATAAGCAAGTAGAAGAAGTTATAAAACAAGAAAACATCTACATTGCCTTGCAGACAAGTGCATATTACAGGATAAATGATTATACAGACAATGCATTTTTAAGAGAGGCTTCAATGGCACCGAGATGGAATTCAAATACTAACGAGGTAACTTATGAAGATATCATTCATTTTAATGATAATTTAAATGAAGTGCAAAAGAAAGAATTACTTAAAGATTTAACAATACTAAAAGAAAACATTTTGTACAGCAACAAAGTTAGAACTACCCTCTACGAAAAAGGTAAAGCAACAATTAAACTCATAAATGATTATTTAGAAAAGAAGACATAA
- a CDS encoding DUF6090 family protein gives MITIFRKIRQNLVSENKFSKYLLYAIGEIILVVIGILIALGINNNNNFNEQRKVEQEYLTSLQSEFETNLNKINTAIQVNEQRIKTLEKMLTLFNKNVRDTIKPETISQLLGPIFGSDIQYTPTTGVLSDIISSGKLNIILNKNLREDLASFESTINHLSTQVNDADFTQRNLTSLFFKNGSARTIVTDLNMIDLQFESISSKTDNKDIFNSIEFENYLVDYYLLAKATNGPRLFGGIKLQIENILKEIKQELENK, from the coding sequence ATGATTACGATTTTTAGAAAAATCCGTCAAAATTTAGTGTCCGAAAACAAATTTTCGAAATACCTTCTCTATGCCATTGGTGAAATTATCCTTGTAGTCATTGGTATTCTTATTGCGTTAGGGATTAATAATAACAACAATTTCAATGAGCAAAGAAAGGTAGAACAAGAATATCTAACATCGCTTCAATCAGAATTTGAAACCAACCTGAATAAAATAAATACGGCTATTCAAGTCAATGAGCAGCGCATAAAAACGTTAGAAAAAATGTTGACTTTATTCAACAAAAATGTACGCGATACCATTAAGCCAGAAACCATTTCTCAGTTGCTTGGCCCTATTTTTGGCAGTGATATTCAGTACACACCAACAACAGGAGTTTTAAGTGACATCATTAGTTCTGGGAAACTCAATATCATTTTAAATAAAAACTTAAGAGAAGATTTAGCTTCTTTTGAAAGCACAATAAATCATTTAAGCACGCAAGTAAATGATGCTGATTTTACACAACGAAATTTAACAAGTCTTTTCTTTAAAAACGGTAGCGCTAGAACTATTGTTACAGATTTAAATATGATTGATTTACAGTTTGAATCTATCTCTTCAAAGACAGACAACAAGGACATCTTTAATTCTATTGAATTCGAAAATTATCTAGTGGATTATTATTTGCTAGCTAAAGCGACAAATGGGCCTCGATTATTTGGCGGCATAAAATTGCAAATAGAAAACATTCTAAAAGAAATTAAACAAGAATTAGAAAACAAATAA
- a CDS encoding DUF6090 family protein, translating into MENKTSKYFKYAIGEIVLVVIGILIALQINNWNENRKLKSKADIYVNKIINDLKVDTLNISKLINRAVTHKKEIANYFEYFNSEDSINVEQLIDSINDLEVFYLKYFPVNKTFKDMESSGNSDLLLDTHRDFLINLVSFQSELEIINQSYVDIAIEENQKSLQQLGNSTNFYKKLNRKNSKERQTQGLLHKHLFLHALDDLYRYLDIRGKKIIETSTEAIALLTEKQQ; encoded by the coding sequence ATGGAAAATAAAACATCCAAATACTTTAAATATGCCATTGGCGAAATTGTGCTTGTGGTTATTGGGATTTTGATTGCGCTTCAGATTAACAATTGGAATGAAAATAGAAAGTTAAAATCTAAAGCAGATATTTATGTAAATAAAATAATAAATGATCTTAAGGTAGATACTCTCAATATTAGTAAACTTATTAATAGAGCAGTAACACACAAAAAAGAAATTGCCAATTATTTCGAGTATTTCAATTCTGAAGATTCCATAAATGTAGAGCAATTAATTGATAGTATAAATGACTTAGAAGTATTCTACTTAAAATATTTCCCTGTAAACAAAACGTTTAAAGACATGGAATCTTCGGGTAATAGCGACTTATTATTAGATACGCATAGAGATTTTCTTATAAACCTTGTATCATTTCAAAGTGAATTAGAAATTATCAATCAATCCTATGTAGACATAGCTATCGAGGAAAACCAGAAAAGCCTTCAACAATTAGGAAATAGCACAAATTTTTACAAAAAACTAAACAGGAAGAACTCTAAAGAACGCCAAACTCAAGGATTGTTGCATAAGCACCTTTTTTTACATGCATTAGACGACCTATATCGCTATTTAGATATAAGAGGCAAAAAAATAATTGAAACGTCTACAGAAGCTATAGCCTTATTAACAGAAAAACAACAATGA
- a CDS encoding DUF6090 family protein codes for MENKTSKYFKYAIGEIVLVVIGILIALSINNWSNNKQLRHTEQAYLLSLQSEFKTNLNKVNKTISDNKKLMNDIEQMLTLFDSNVRDTISDKEISGLIYSVFGNSVTYNPSKGVLTDIISSGNLNLIQNEQLRQQLASFEAMLDNVKFQEIGINSAKGEMISMLNKNGSIRKVLIHRGQNFEHQSISDAVNNKNLFSLTEFENDLLNYYLSIRGANGPKVFGRIKEQIELILVDLESEIKL; via the coding sequence ATGGAGAACAAAACATCCAAATACTTTAAATATGCCATTGGCGAAATTGTGCTTGTGGTTATTGGGATTTTAATAGCATTAAGCATTAACAATTGGAGTAATAACAAGCAACTACGTCATACAGAACAAGCCTATTTGTTATCGCTTCAAAGTGAATTTAAAACTAATCTTAATAAGGTAAATAAGACCATTTCAGATAATAAAAAACTAATGAATGACATAGAGCAAATGCTGACTTTATTTGATAGTAATGTTCGCGATACCATCAGTGATAAAGAAATATCGGGTTTAATATATTCAGTTTTCGGAAACTCAGTAACCTATAATCCTTCAAAAGGCGTATTAACTGATATTATTAGTTCAGGGAACTTAAATCTAATTCAAAATGAACAACTAAGACAACAACTTGCTTCTTTTGAAGCCATGTTAGACAATGTTAAATTTCAAGAGATTGGTATTAATTCAGCAAAAGGGGAAATGATTAGCATGTTGAATAAAAATGGAAGTATCCGAAAAGTGCTAATTCATAGAGGTCAAAATTTTGAACATCAATCAATTTCCGATGCCGTTAACAATAAAAACTTGTTCAGTTTAACTGAATTTGAAAATGACCTTTTAAATTACTATTTGTCAATTAGAGGAGCAAATGGTCCAAAAGTTTTTGGTAGAATAAAAGAGCAAATAGAACTCATTTTAGTTGATCTTGAATCAGAAATAAAATTATGA
- a CDS encoding DUF6090 family protein — MENKTSKYFKYAIGEIVLVVIGILIALQLNNWNDVRKNKNYEQEILLLINQNLENDSIVLTEGLKKSKQANKLTDKLLEQVALGNYSDSLNYWMGKIICFERFNSQSSAFEVLKSKGIETISNNELQLALISYYDETLNNVYQALNDVEGSFKADWLPVIKQEFSDFKWREYCKPTDSKAFFENPSNLTFFKLFKDNRLGSVYNLEQALEKISEIKKLSKTTQND, encoded by the coding sequence ATGGAAAATAAAACATCCAAATACTTTAAATATGCCATTGGCGAAATTGTGCTTGTGGTTATTGGGATTTTAATTGCGCTGCAACTTAATAATTGGAATGATGTGCGAAAGAATAAAAACTACGAACAAGAAATTTTACTTTTAATTAATCAAAATTTAGAAAATGACTCCATTGTTTTAACTGAAGGATTAAAAAAATCAAAGCAAGCCAATAAATTAACAGACAAACTACTAGAGCAAGTGGCTTTGGGAAATTATAGTGATAGTTTAAATTATTGGATGGGGAAAATTATTTGTTTTGAAAGGTTTAATTCTCAATCTAGTGCCTTTGAAGTCTTAAAATCAAAAGGGATAGAAACCATTTCTAATAATGAACTTCAATTAGCATTAATATCATATTACGACGAAACATTAAACAATGTTTATCAAGCACTCAATGATGTAGAAGGATCATTTAAAGCAGATTGGCTTCCCGTAATAAAACAAGAATTTTCAGATTTTAAATGGCGCGAGTATTGTAAACCTACGGATTCAAAAGCTTTTTTTGAGAACCCATCTAACCTTACATTTTTTAAACTTTTTAAGGATAATAGACTTGGTAGCGTATATAATTTAGAGCAGGCATTAGAAAAAATATCTGAAATAAAAAAGCTTTCTAAGACAACCCAAAATGATTAA